TGAATTTGTATGTTATTGTTGAATGAATTAACAGAGATCAGGAAATTTTTTCAGAGCATGAGGGATTATTGTGCTGGATAGATGGGCGTTGCAACTGGTGAAAAAGCCGTTGAATGCGGGAGCGGTTATCCTGGCTCGTCACAGTGTCAGTGCGGACTCCGTAACCGTGGCCGGTTTTGCTGTCGGGCTTCTTGCCCTGCCTGCTCTTTTTATGAAATTGTATTGGGTAGCCCTGGTCTGTATCCTGATAAACAGAGTAGCTGATGGGCTGGATGGGGCAATTGCCCGTATCCAGGGACCGACCGATGGAGGGGGATTTCTCGATATTACTCTGGATTTCATTTTTTACTCTTCAGTAGTTTTTGGCTTTGCACTGGCTGATCCTGAGCGAAACGGACTTGCGGCAACCGCTCTTCTCTTTGCTTTTGTGGGCACCGGGAGTAGTTTTCTGGCTTTTGCAATTATGGCAGAAAAACGTGGTCTGACAAATTTCAAATATCCCAACAAGGGTTTTTTTTATCTTGCCGGATTGGCTGAAGGAACAGAAACGTTGTGTTTTTTTGTTTTCTTTTGTCTTTTTCCCGGATTTTTTACTGAGTTGGCTTATACCTTTGCTGTTATCTGCATGATTACAGTGATTACAAGGGTGTCCGGAGGATACCTTGCACTAAGAAATGATGATTCCGGGACTGTTTGAGAGTATGACCGAAAAAAATGAAAGCAGAATAGATCGATCCATGAGTATTGTCGGAAAAGTCCGGAGCCTGGGTCATGTGGTGATCGAAGGAAAGGTGGAAGGAGATCTTGACTGTACAAGCATGAAGATTGTTCGGGAAGGAACATTACTTGGTGATATTCATGCTGAAGAAATAGAGTGTTTTGGAACTATTGAAGGAAGAATTAAGACCCGGAAATTCATCATGAGAAAAGATGGTTGCCATACGGGTACTGTGGAAACAACAGAGTTGCGAGTGGAGCCTGGAGCATTTTTAGACTGTGCCCTGCACGATGGGGGAGAGGTTTGTCCTTCAGGTATTGAGAAAGGGGGGCGGGAGGTAGCTGAAACCGGGGTCTCTGGGGAGTCAGTTGTTGACTGGGAAAGGTTGGCAGCTGTTTTCGAAAGTAATGCCCAGCAATGTATCATGGAGGTTCCCTGGTCCGAAAGAAGGGAACTGCTTCATCAGATTCTGACTCTTCTTGAAAAGGAAAAGCCCCTGATTAAAATCACTGGTGATCCTGGAAGTGGTAAGAGTACACTGATCGCCAGGCTCAAGGAGGTTCTGCCAGATGAAACAGATTTGTTCATACTTGAGAAACCTGTCGGTTCGGTAAGAGATCTTCTTTCTGCAGTCGCGGATTATCTTCAACTGCCTGTACTCGCTGATGACAGGCAGCGGGATATTGTCGGGAAGATCAAAGGTGTCATTGCACCAGATGGATGTATTCGCAAAAAAATGGTTCTGGCTGTAGATGATGCCCAGCTGATGTATCCTGCAACAATGGAGGGGTTATCCGTCTGCTCACCAGCGCCTATGAGGGTGGGGAAGCGCTGGTGCAGATTATTCTGCTGGGAACTGGAGAAATGGAAGGGAAGCTTGTTCATACAACCCGTGAATATTTTGAGGATGAAACCAACTGTCTGCTGGCTCTTGAACCTCTCTCCATAAAAGATACTTCCGAGTATCTTCGTCTCTGTCTTCAGATTGAAGTGGACAGGGAGGACCTGAATCCTGTGGATCTCCTTCCTTTTGAAACCCTGAAAAAGCTGTATACCGCAAGTGACGGAAATATAAGGCTGATAAATAATCTTGTCGCCGGGGCGTTTCGCAGAGCTTCGCAATCGGGTTCTCTCTTTGTTGCAGTACACCATATTCATCAGTAGCCCGAATTTCTCCCCGCTTTGCCAGGCAGATTTTTTAACCAGCATTTTGACTGGTGTATTCAATCCGGTTTTACCTAAATCCTGCACTTCGGGAACAAAGAAAAAATATTTATAATGTATAAACAGATAGTTATAATATTACAGTAGGGGCTGTACTACTCACTATCAGAGTGAGATTGTTTTTCTTTATTCCCTTGCCCTGGGGGATTGGCAATTTTATCGAATCTGCTTCGTTATCAAGTGCTTGAAGTATGTTAATACGTCTGCGCCCTTGATGCCTCGCATCTCCGAAAAACTTGCCAATTGCAGGATTTAGGTTTTAATCTATTTTATTCGTGGTTGCTGGGTAATCTAATGCAACTGCAAAGGTCAGGGAGTAGTGATGGATTCTGTATCGACACTTTTCTGGGGAGTTCTGTTCGGTGCTGTCGGGCTTGGCTTTTTTACATATGGAAGAAAACAGAGAGCTGTTGTTCCTCTGAGTTCGGGAATTGCACTTTGTCTGATTCCATATTTTATCTCGAACAGCTATCTGCTTGTGGCAGCAGGGTGTGTGTTGGTAATTGTGCCTTTTTTCCTGAAAATATGATTTCAGGGTAAATTATGAGCGGGAGGGGCGTATGGCAGATGAAAAACGTGAACAATCCGGCGGTATCGGACTTGCCGGTTTACCGAAAAACTGGTCTGTTGCCGTACAACTTGTAGGGACGTTCGGACTGGCGGTCTTCCTTGTCCTGTACTATGTCCTTGTTATGCAACCAAGGGATGTCAAGCGATATGAGGAACTCAGAGATTCTGTATTGTCTCTTGAAAAAATCATGATCAGCAGGCAGAGTCTGGTCACCCGTGAAACGGTAAGACGCCTGGAGGATCTGTATATTGCCGGAGTAAGTTACGAGACAGGTTCTCTTGTGAAGAGAGAATTGAAAAGGAATGTGAATTCTGCAGATCTTTCAAAGGAAATTGAAAAAAAACTCATATTTGCAACCAGGCTCCTTGAAGGTTTGAGGAGGAAAAATGAGGGAGTCGTGTCCGAGATGCTGACCTATAAAATCCTTAACAGCGAAATAAGTGATAAAATTGCGGAAAAAGCTGTGCGGGAGTGGCGGGGAAGAACGCTGGAAGAGATAGTGGCTGAGTGCAGGGATGCCCTGTATTTTGCAATTCGGCAGGCAGCCAGGGCGAAATGATTTTTTAAGGTATGTATCTTCATGTGGAAGGAGTTTGGCGGAAAAAAATGCGTAGAAAAACAAAAATAGAAATTGACTATCGAAACGATTGCTGAATCGGTTTTAAAGACGTGCGGGCACGTCTGAACAAAATGGCCACCGGCGAGGAATTTCATTTTATCTGTGACGGGAAAATGGCTGATAAAATCGAGCGCATTATCTTGCTCAACGGTGGAGAAATATCTGCAAAAGATACCAGGTCCTATGGTGTCGTCATTTCCATTCGGAAAAAATAGTATCCTGCTGAAATAATTCTGAAGTTTCAAGGGATTTCTTTTACTTTCAGAGTTCTGGTAAAATACGAAAACCGTAAAAAACAAGGTTTTATAGTGTTGATAGCGTAAATAAATGGCATAAAAGTTGACATGATCGTCATTTTTACGTATAATTTATAAAATAAGCTTAACTCAGTAAAGGTGTACGATGAAAATAGATGAAATAAACTACGCGATTATTAATCATCTCAGGGATGGCAGAATACCATTTAAGAAAATTGCAGATTCTCTTGCTGTATCAGAGGGAACGGTTCGGGCAAGGGTAAAAAAGCTGAAAGATGAAGGTGTTCTCGATATTACGGCTCTTGTTGATCCGGATGCAATACCTGACCAGAGCGTGGTGATGATCGGGGTCCGGTTGAAGGATATGGACCTTGTGAAGAAAGGGGAGGAGTTTTCCAAGCTGCGGGGAGTGATTTCCGTGTGTGTTGTAACCGGTCGTTTTGATTTGATTCTGACGGTTATGTTAACCAAGGAATTCACCATGCTTGAGTTTTATACAGAAGAGGTTTCAAAGCTTGAAAATGTCAGGGCTGTAGAGACATTTGTGGTCTATAAGAGTTTTAATCTCAAGGTTCCTCTGACGTTGTAGAAAAGCGGCATGGCCGGAACAAATGGCTCAGTAATTTATGCCCTCCGGGTGCAAAAAAAATGAAAATCCGACTGTGGCACAACAACCTTTGGTCGCGGGATTTTCTGATAAACAACTATGGATAACGTGACATGAAAAAAGAGAAAAAGACGGTTCTTCACGGTTTTCACCTGGAAAAAGGAGCCAATATGGCCTCTTTTGGTGGATATGATATGCCGCTGTGGTATTCCACCGGAGTTAAAGCGGAACATCTGGCTGTAATTCAGGGTGCCGGAGTTTTTGATACCAGTCATATGGCCGTGGTGATGGTGCGGGGCGACGGGGCAAGGGAATTGCTGCAGCGTTGTTTTACCAAGGATCTTGAAAGATCTGTCGGTCGCGGAAAAACACCTCTTATCATTGGCCGGTGTGTCTACGGCATTTTTCTCCACCCGGATGGAACTGTTATTGATGATGCCATTGTCTATCAGCTCGGTGTGAAAGAATATATGGTTGTTGTCAATGCTGGAATGGGGCCGATGGTGGCCGATCATCTGCTGAAAGCGGTGGAAGATGATACCCGGGTGGAGGACCTGACTGACAGGGTGGGGAAGATGGATATTCAGGGAATTGCCTCTGCCAGAATTCTGAAAAAAATTATGAGGGATCCGGAGACACTTTTTGAAGGGATGGTCTATTTTTCCTTCAAAGGTGGTTTTGGCAGTTTCCCCACAGCTGTTACCGAAACTGAATTACTGGATGGTACACGGGTTCTTGTATCCCGGACGGGATACACAGGAGAATTTGGTTTTGAGCTCTTTGTGGAAAGAGAACAACTCGAATCTCTCTGGAATCAACTGCTTGTTGCGGGAGAGGAATACGGAGTCATCCCTTGCGGGCTTGCAGCCAGAGATTCTCTACGGGCCGGAGCCGTTTTGCCCCTTTCTCACCAGGACATAGGTCCCTGGCCGTTTCTGGCCAATCCCTGGCAGTTTGCTCTTTGCTGGAATGACGATCAAAACGGTTTTACCAAGGATTTTATTGGGGCGGATGCTCTTCTTGAGGAAACAGATCTTCAGTATACCTATGCGTTTGCGGGTTTTGATCCGCGGAAAATCAGCAGTGAAGCCAGTTATGTAACAGATTCCGGGAAAAATAAAATCGGGACTATTCTCACCTGTACCACGGATATGGCAATTGGCAGACAGAATGGACAGATAGTTTCTATTGCTGAAAATACAGGGGATGAAAGAGGAAAGTCTTTTACACCCAAAGGGTTGTCGTGCGGTTTTGTTCTGCTGGAAAAAAAATGTGAAACTGGAGAGGAAATTTACCTTACTGATGGAAAGAGAAAGCTGAAGGTGGAAATACGAAGCGATGTCCGGCCGGGGAGAACCGCCAGGTTGCCCATCAGGACAATGGTTTGAGACTTGCAGAAAAATAAAAACCCAGGGAGGAATTGATGAAAGAGTTAAATGAGCTGAATTTACCGGAGGACCTGCGATACACTGAAGATCATGAATGGGCGACCACCGGAGGAGAAACTTTGAAAATCGGTGTCAGTGATTATGCCCAGGATCAGCTGGGGGATATCGTTTTTGTGGAGGTTCCGGAAGTGGGGGACAGTTTTGACAAGGGGGACGAATTTGGAACCCTGGAATCAGTAAAAGCTGTTTCCGAGCTTTATCTGCCCGTTGGCGGGGAGATTGTTGCTGTCAATGAAGCTCTGGAAGACAGCCCTGAACTGATCAATGAAGATCCGTATGCAAACTGGATTGTCGAAATAAAACCGGCGGATACCGGTGAGCTCGAACAACTCCTCACTGTTGAGGCATATCGAGAGATTTTGAAGGGGTAAAACCATGCGCTATTTACCGCACACAGACGAAGATGTTCAGGAGATGCTGAAGGCCGTTGGTCGAAAGAGTCTTGACGAACTTTTTGGTTCCATACCGGATGGATGCAGGATTGATGGGGAAATTCCTCTGCCGCCTGCTCTGGATGAATGGGAGTTGAAGAGTCATGCTGCTGAAATGGCGTCCATGATGAAGCCGGAGACAACTGTTTTGATTGGTGCCGGCAGCTATCAGCATCATATCCCGGAAACCATAAATAACCTCATGAGCCGCTCGGAATTCTTGACGGCATATACGCCTTACCAGCCCGAGATGGCCCAGGGAACTCTCCAGGGAATATTTGAGTACCAGACCTATACTGCCAGGTTGCTTGGTATGGATGTAGCCAACGCCTCGATGTACGATGGAGGATCGGCTCTTGCCGAGGCGCTGCTGATGGCGCTCAGAATTTCCAGGAAGAAAAGGACAGTGGCGCTTTCCGCAGCTGTTCACCCGCATTACCGTGAAGTTGTTGCCACCTACCTGAAACCGACTGACTTTGAAATTGTGGAATTGCCGGTTCTGGAGGATGGAAGGACTGATCTGAGTGGTGTCGCAGATCTGGACAGCCTTGCAGTGGTGGCGGTACAGTCGCCGAACTTTTTTGGTGTCATTGAAGATCTTGAGGCTGTAGCTTCTGTTGCCCATGGCGTTGATGCGCTGGCAGTAAGCTGTTTTTCAGAACCCCTTGCTTATGGTCTTCTTAAAAATCCGGGGACATGCGGTATTGATATTGCCTGCGGAGAGGGCCAGAGTTTTGGTATGAATCGCTCCTTCGGTGGCCCTGGACTGGGGATGTTCGGCTGCAGGGAAAAGTTCACCAGAAATATGCCGGGAAGGCTGGTCGGGCAGACTGTGGACCTGGATGGCAGGCGGGGATTTGTTTTGACCCTTGCAACCCGGGAGCAGCATATCAGAAGAGAAAAGGCCACGTCCAATATCTGTTCAAACCAGGGTATCTGTACCCTGATAGCTACCATGTATATGGCCTCCCTCGGGGCAGCGGCCTGCGTGAACTGGCAGGACTTAATTACAGCAAGGCAGAATATTTTAAGAATGAACTTGTAAAGAAAGGAGCCACTCCCGTTTTTCGCGGGCCAACTTTCAATGAATTTGTGGTGGAGTTCAAAAATGATTTTCAGCCGGTTCGTGAGCGTCTCTTGAAAAAGGGGATTGTTGCCGGGTTGGAGCTGGGTCGTTACTATCCGGAAATGGCCGGGCAATATCTTTTCTGCGCCACAGAGGTTGTCAGGAAAGAGATTATCGATACAGTAGTCAGTGAGGTGCAGTGATGGAAACTCCAATGACTGAAAAAGCTGGTGCCAGCGGTCTTATTTTTAATGAGCCCCTTCTCTGGGAGAAGGGGAAAAAAGGCAGGAGGGCAATGTCCGTTCCTGCTCATGATGTAGGAAAAGCGAAGCTGCCGGAAGAACTGCTGGGAGAAAAAATAGATTTTCCTGATCTCAGTGAAGTGGATGTTGTCCGCCACTATACCCGGCTGTCCCAATGGAATTTTGGTGTCGATTCCGGAATGTATCCTCTGGGTTCCTGCACCATGAAATATAACCCGAAGATTAATGAAAAGATTGCGGCAACTCCTGAAATTGCAGCAGCTCACCCCATGCTGGATGATATTCTTGTCCAGGGCACTTTGAAGATTCTTTATGATCTGCAGAATTATCTGGCGGCTATAACTGGTCTTCCCGCGGTTTCTCTTCAACCGGCAGCCGGTGCCCACGGAGAGTTAACCGGCATGTTGATTTTTGCAGCATACCACAGGAGTCGCAACTCAAAAAGAACAAAGATCCTGATACCGGACACGGCCCATGGTACCAATCCGGCCAGTGCGGCTCTCTGCGGCTATAAACCTGTGCCGATTAAATCAAGTGTCAATGGAATCATTGATCCGGAGCTGGTAGCAGAGAAAATGGATGATGAGACTGCCGGTATTATGATCACCAATCCAAATACTCTTGGGCTTTTTGAGACAAATATCAGAGAAGTTGCCGAGATTGTCCATGCCAGGGGAGGGCTGGTTTACGGGGATGGTGCAAATATGAATGCCGTAATGGGTATCATAGATGCCGGTAAATGCGGTGTCGATGTGATGCACCTTAATCTGCATAAGACTTTTTCCACTCCCCACGGTGGTGGCGGGCCTGGTGCGGGTCCGGTCTGTGTGACTGAAGAACTTGCACCTTTCCTTCCAGTCCCACGTGTTGTTGCAGATGGTGAGGGATATCGTCTTGATTTCGATGCACCGGAATCTGTAGGCCGCGTCCATGCATTTCATGGAAATTTTGGGGTACTGGTGAAGGCTTGGTCCTACATCCTTTCCATGGGTGGCAGGAATCTTAAAAAGGCAAGTCAGTATGCGGTACTGAGTGCCGCTTATATCAAGGAACAGTTGCGGGACACTCTTACCCTTGCCTACGATAGATCCTGTATGCACGAATGTGTCTTTTCAGACAAGTCGCTGCAGAAGTATGGTGTTTCTACACTTGATCTGGCAAAAAGGCTGATAGATTACGGTTATCATCCGCCGACCATTTACTTTCCCCTTGTGGTGGCCGGTGCCATTATGATCGAACCCACTGAAACGGAATGCAAAGAGGATATAGATCAGTTTATCCAGGCAGTAAAGGATATTGTCAAAGAAGCCCACGAGAATCCTGACCTGCTCCATAATGCGCCCATGGTTACCAAGCTGAAAAGACTGGATGAAACCAGGGCGGCGAGGCGCCCCTGTCTCCGTGGCTGAGAAGGATACAGCCCTTGTTGATCTTGGACTCAGTGAATACAGGGCAACCTATGAACTGCAGGTGGCCCTTGTTGACAGGAGAAAAGAAGGGGACTGTGAAGATGTTTTTCTGGTTACTGAACACCCGTCTGTTTTTACACTGGGCAGGCGGGGGGCAGGGAGAACCTGATGGTATCTGAGCAGTTCCTGGATGAAAAGAAGATCTCACTGGTACATATTGAACGCGGTGGAGATATTACCTATCATGGAGAAGGGCAACTTGTCCTCTATCCGGTTATTCATCTGAGGGAGCGGGGATTGGCAGTGAGTGAATATGTTTTTCTGCTGGAAGAGATCATGATCCGCCTTGCTGCGGTTTATGGTGTTCAAGCAGGAAGAGACCCGCGCAACCATGGAGTATGGGTTGGCAACAGGAAGCTGGGCAGTGTCGGTATTGCGATTAGACACGGGATCTCTTTTCATGGCCTGGCCCTGAATGTCAACCTGGCTCTGGAACCTTTTTCCTGGGTCAACCCATGCGGATTGCAGGGTGTCAAAATGACCAGCCTGCAGCAGGAGACAGGCAGGAGAAAGATAGAAACGGGGGATGTAAAGAAAAACCTCAAGGCAATTCTGGGGATTCTCTTTCATGAGGATTTTCAGGAGTATCCAAAGGAATGGCTTTATGGGCGGATGTGCTGAAGGAATCAGGGTAGGTAAGCCGAAATGGCTGCGTCGCAGTCTGCCGAGTGGTCCGGAGTATGAGAAATTGCGGCAATTGCTGAAATCAAGAGAATTAACAACTGTCTGTCAGGAGGCACAGTGTCCCAATCAGTTTGAATGTTACGGAAAGGGTACGGCGACATTTATGATTCTGGGTGAGAGATGTACGAGAAACTGTGGTTTCTGTGCTGTAGCTCACAGGCCGGTGGAAGGGCCGGATGAATCGGAACCGATGCGGGTGGCGGAGGCTGTTGTCTCCCTGAAGCTCCGTTACGCTGTTATAACCTCCGTCACCAGGGATGATCTTGCAGATGGTGGTGCCTCCTTTTTTGCTGAAACAATACGGGCCATCCGTTTTTGCAGTCCCAAGACTCTGATAGAAGTGTTGATTCCCGATCTCCAGGGTGACTGGCAGAGTCTGCAGACAATTCTTGATGCAGGGCCAGATGTTTTGAATCATAATATCGAAACTGTGAAAAGGCTCTATTCCCGGGTTCGACCCCAGGCCGTGTATACCAGAAGTCTTGCTCTGCTCACCGAAGTGAAGAAAAAGAAGAAAGACATGATAACAAAGACGGGTATCATGGTCGGTCTTGGAGAAAGGGCAGAAGAGCTCCTGGAAACATGGCAGGATTTACGCCAAACAGGTTGTGATCTGTTAACAATTGGACAGTATCTTCAACCGAGTTCAACTCATCTGCAGGTCAAACGTTTTGTGCCTCCGGAAGAATTTGAAATTTATCGCGACAAAGCCTTGGGACTTGGATTTTCAGGTGTGGCTTCCGGTCCTTTTGTACGCAGTTCGTATAAAGCTGAGAAGTTGTACCGTAAAGCCCTGGTAAAAAGTAGGGAAAGAGAATAACAACCCAATTCGGTTCCGTACCGAACTCAGCCTGATCCTTATAACGCGGGAGATCTGGTGGAGATATGGGTAATCAAAATAAAAAAAAGGAACTGAACAAAAATATCATCGTTCAGTTCCTTCAAAAGTTCAGATCTGAAATAAGATGATCTCGTAAAAAGTCGTTCAACGTTCTCAGATGGACTCTGGAAAAACTTCGATTACAAGGCGTGGTGGTGTCGTGTAAGCGCAGGCGTACATATAGTACGTCGAGCATTACACGATCACCCCACAACGCAGTAGATCGGAGTTTTTACGAGTCCATCAAATAAAACAATTTCCTTAATTCTGCAGCACCCACTGTCCTCTGCTGTTTCTGCAGGCTGTTGTATAGGTTTTCTGGGCTTTTCCGTCTATTGTAGCCAGTATTTCAGCCTGTCTGCAAGGGGTATCCGGTTTCGCCTTGGGATAGTAGGCGGGTTGCGGTGTTACCTGGTAGGTATTGCCGGTGTCCGGATTGCGCCAGGTTGAGGCCCTGCCGGATGGTGCTTCTTCGTATACACGGTTTAACCGCTGTCTGTCATATTTATCCATTTCATTGCCGACAATATAGCCGAGCATGGTTCCCAAGGCTGCCCCTATCAGGGTTGCCTCCGTATTTCGGCCTATGGCCTGGCCAATTATTGCGCCACTCGCCGCCCCGATACCGGCCCCGGCGGTTCCTTGGGATACCTGGCCCCCGCAGCTGCTCAGAGTCACTACAAATGCAAGCAGGATTGGTAATGTAAAATATTTCATTATCTTATCTCCAATAAATCAGAATGTGTTTTACTTATGCTGTTACCACTGTGCGCGCAAAAATCAACGCATCACTATGAAGACAAAGATCCAGGCTGGCGTACGCGTCAGCAGGTATCTGTTGTGTTTATCAGTGCTTGACAGGGAGTAACAACTATGAATGTATTCAGTTAAAACAGTTTGGTTTGCATGCCATTACATATACAATTATCCATTTTATTCTGGTATTGCAAGTCTATAAAGAGGGAAGACTTCCATGAGAGGAAAGATTGTTGAAATTTTTTATACTTTGTTTTGGGGTTACGGTATGTTGAGTCGGTGGAACCGTCAGTTTGAGGGATGAAAAAAAATCGGGAAGATCAGCCTTTCTTTTTTCTTTCTCTTCAAAAGTGTTTACAATTTTTCCGGTTCTTTGAAATGAATTGCAATACAAACCGTCAATTGCAGTTTTTTGAAGAAAATACAGGAGCAGAGAAGGATAATCGCTAGCATAGGCCGGGAATGGTTCAGATCTTTTTTTGAGCTGAATAGCAAAGATGCGCACACCATATTGCTGGAGGGTGGTTGTATAATCCTGCAGGATGGGGTTCCCTTCCCGGTCAAGGAGCAAACTGCCGGGAAGAGCCAGGGCTGCAGCATAACCGGCGAGAATTCTTCTACCGCTGTTGGTAAAGAGCCAGTCATAGTTGTAGGGGATATATTCTCCCAGAATTTTCTGTCTTGCTTCGACAATGTCCTCATTTCCAACCATCTGAATAAGCGGCAGATCCATCTGTCTTGCCGGCATCAGCCTGTCGTGGATTCGCTGCAGTTCTTCCGGATCAAAACACTGGAGAAAAAGATTGCTTTTCCTGTCTGTGTAGCCGTAAAGCTGAAGAGTATCGAGTATAGCGGAGCTGATGTCCCTGTCGTGGTCATGAAAAAACCAGGGCTGTTTGATTTCCAGGCTGATTCCCATGGAATATTCAGCAGATGTTTTTTCTTTTTTTCCCATTATTTTTTCCAGTCTTCGAATCAGCGCCAACTCTTCCTGCAGGGTTGGAATGGCCATGGAAAGGGCGGAAGAATCGGTTTCAAAAACATTATGCAGGCGAAGCTGGCGAATTTCCTGCAGGGTAAAGTCAATGACATAAAAATTACCGTCTTCACGATTTCGTTCGGGAAAGAGATTGGCGACATCCGTCAGCCGGTTCAGGGTAAGATCCCGGAAGACAACGAGCTGATTATCCGAAGTCATCCCCACGTGGAGTTCGATATACGGTGCATTCTCTGCGGCTGCCAGCACAACAGCAGGCAGGGTATGTTCTATGAGACTGTCGCCTCCTCCGTTACGTACAATGATGGTTTTTTCTGTTGCTGATACGGATACGGCAAAAAAAAGAAGAAAAGAGAAAAGCAGAAAGACATGATGTTTTTTCATATCAGGAGATCCTCCCGGGAAGGTGTCAACTGGCTGAAGTCGGTGATGGAGGGAAAACTGTCGGAAAACGCCGGTGCAAGTCTGGAGCTGGGTCTGGCAATATGGCAGAGATGATGGATACCGAATTTACGTGCGGAAAAAAGAACCTTTTCAGTATCATCAGCAAAAAAAGTGGTTTCTTTTGCAAAGGGAAGAAGAGTTTCAAGAGTCTTCCAGAATCGCTGCCTTTCCTTGGGTGCCCCAACATCATTTGAGGAAAAAACAGCTTGAAAGTAACCCTTCAGGGCAACTTTGTCGAGCTTGACATCGAGGGTCTTCGGGTGGGCGTTGGTCACAAGGAAGATTTTCTTCTCGAGTGTTGTGAGGTGGTCAAGAAAATCAATCACTCCAGGATGGATTGCAATGAGGTGACTGACTTCTTTTTTCAGCATGGGAATATTCAGATCCAGTTTTGCCGACCAATGATCGAGGTCTGTCCAGAGCAGTGTGTTTTCAACCGATTTATAGGTGGCAAGCAGTTGTCTCCGTGCTGTTGCCAGGTCGAGATTGTTTTTTCCGGCAAACACCCGGGGGACATACTCGTTCCAGAAATAGTCATCGAAATACCTGTCCAGCAGTGTACCGTCCAGGTCAAGGAAAACTGTTTCTATCTCATGCCAGTGGAAGAGAGTCGGCTTTTTCTCAAAGGGTTGTTCAAGTATTTTCATGATCAGTCAGGTTTTCCAGATCTGTTAAGGTACGGGAAAGGAATTTAAAAAGCTGTTCGGTTGTATCCATTTTACGGCAGATAATCAGCCGTCCCTCCGGAGTAATTTTCGGCGGTGGATTCTTTCTTCTCTTCCCCGGGAA
The DNA window shown above is from Desulfomarina profundi and carries:
- a CDS encoding glycine zipper domain-containing protein, coding for MKYFTLPILLAFVVTLSSCGGQVSQGTAGAGIGAASGAIIGQAIGRNTEATLIGAALGTMLGYIVGNEMDKYDRQRLNRVYEEAPSGRASTWRNPDTGNTYQVTPQPAYYPKAKPDTPCRQAEILATIDGKAQKTYTTACRNSRGQWVLQN
- a CDS encoding glycerophosphodiester phosphodiesterase family protein, which codes for MKKHHVFLLFSFLLFFAVSVSATEKTIIVRNGGGDSLIEHTLPAVVLAAAENAPYIELHVGMTSDNQLVVFRDLTLNRLTDVANLFPERNREDGNFYVIDFTLQEIRQLRLHNVFETDSSALSMAIPTLQEELALIRRLEKIMGKKEKTSAEYSMGISLEIKQPWFFHDHDRDISSAILDTLQLYGYTDRKSNLFLQCFDPEELQRIHDRLMPARQMDLPLIQMVGNEDIVEARQKILGEYIPYNYDWLFTNSGRRILAGYAAALALPGSLLLDREGNPILQDYTTTLQQYGVRIFAIQLKKRSEPFPAYASDYPSLLLYFLQKTAIDGLYCNSFQRTGKIVNTFEEKEKRKADLPDFFSSLKLTVPPTQHTVTPKQSIKNFNNLSSHGSLPSL
- a CDS encoding HAD hydrolase-like protein — its product is MKILEQPFEKKPTLFHWHEIETVFLDLDGTLLDRYFDDYFWNEYVPRVFAGKNNLDLATARRQLLATYKSVENTLLWTDLDHWSAKLDLNIPMLKKEVSHLIAIHPGVIDFLDHLTTLEKKIFLVTNAHPKTLDVKLDKVALKGYFQAVFSSNDVGAPKERQRFWKTLETLLPFAKETTFFADDTEKVLFSARKFGIHHLCHIARPSSRLAPAFSDSFPSITDFSQLTPSREDLLI